The proteins below are encoded in one region of Corynebacterium sphenisci DSM 44792:
- a CDS encoding HNH endonuclease family protein, protein MAGPPHPTARPPRRAAGGLAALLALAGCAPAGPGDPAPPAPPPIHAPADPGAAPPAPAEQGPGPAAAAIRGLLAELPVKGRAPRTGYDRAEFGQRWSDDVPVALGRNGCDTRNDILRRDLGRVELKPGTRGCVVLAGVLDDPYTGEAIGFRRGPETSRAVHVDHVVALSDAWQKGAQALDPDERRALANDPLNLLAVDGPANMAKGDGDAATWQPPNRAFRCAYAARQTAVKHRYRLWVTAAEAEALGRWLDRCGGADEAALAALLEGAEAARPEVARP, encoded by the coding sequence ATGGCCGGCCCGCCCCACCCCACCGCGCGCCCGCCCCGCCGCGCGGCGGGCGGGCTCGCCGCGCTGCTCGCCCTCGCCGGCTGCGCGCCGGCGGGGCCCGGCGACCCGGCCCCGCCGGCGCCGCCGCCGATCCACGCCCCCGCCGACCCCGGCGCGGCCCCGCCGGCCCCGGCGGAGCAGGGCCCCGGTCCGGCCGCGGCGGCGATCCGGGGTCTGCTCGCGGAGCTGCCGGTGAAGGGCCGCGCCCCGAGGACCGGCTACGACCGCGCCGAGTTCGGCCAGCGCTGGAGCGATGATGTGCCGGTGGCGCTGGGCCGCAACGGCTGCGACACCCGCAACGACATCCTGCGCCGGGATCTGGGCCGGGTGGAGCTGAAGCCGGGCACCCGGGGCTGCGTGGTGCTCGCCGGGGTGCTCGACGACCCGTACACGGGCGAGGCGATCGGCTTCCGCCGCGGCCCGGAGACCTCCCGGGCGGTGCACGTGGACCATGTGGTGGCGCTCTCCGACGCCTGGCAGAAGGGGGCGCAGGCGCTGGACCCGGACGAGCGCCGGGCGCTGGCCAATGATCCGCTCAACCTGCTCGCCGTGGACGGGCCGGCGAACATGGCCAAGGGCGACGGGGACGCGGCGACCTGGCAGCCGCCCAACCGGGCCTTCCGCTGCGCCTACGCGGCGCGGCAGACCGCGGTGAAGCACCGCTACCGGCTGTGGGTCACCGCCGCGGAGGCCGAGGCGCTGGGCCGCTGGCTGGACCGCTGCGGCGGCGCCGACGAGGCGGCGCTGGCGGCGCTGCTCGAGGGGGCGGAGGCGGCCCGGCCGGAGGTCGCCCGCCCCTGA
- the gltB gene encoding glutamate synthase large subunit, whose protein sequence is MPENTSQTAPGGTRPPGRTGLYDPRREHDACGVAFVADMHGRAGRGIVDHALEALANIDHRGAAGAEPNTGDGAGILLQIPDAFYRAELSRAGVLLPPPGAYATGIAFLPQARMATLDAIRAVEDICAEEGVELIAWRDVPVDDSALGAMARAAMPVFRQVFLSAKDHEGNQLSGIGLDRKMWFVRKRCERELGERGAGEGAGGDTVYFPSLSARTIVYKGMLTTPQLGRFYLDLRREELTSALAIVHSRFSTNTFPSWPLAHPHRLVAHNGEINTVCGNGNWMNARESLIRSAALGNIDRALPVCDPAGSDTARFDEALELLHLGGRSLPHAVMMMIPQAWEHDPGLDPAVRAFYEYHACLMEPWDGPAAVAFTDGTVIGAVLDRNGLRPGRIWVTDEGLVVMASEAGVLDIAPEHIVQRTRVRPGEMFLVDTSAGRIIDDAEIKREVAATGPYREWVEAALVEAADLPRRRYTYMPHRRAVLRQRVFGITEEDVDLIIRPMALTGAEAVGSMGSDTPIAALSGRPRMLFDYFSQRFAQVTNPPLDSIREHMVTSLHTLLGAEADVLNPTADAAHRIRLPHPILDNHDFVTLTSLGEHPEYAAFGATVVSGLYPVAQGGRGLRNAIRRVRREVSEAIDRGAGIIVLSDRESDEYNAPIPSLLLASAVHHHLVEEKTRSRASLVIEAGDAREVHHMAMLVGFGADAINPYMAFETIDELRMKNQLGDLTLDEACANYCAAAAKGLLKVMSKMGIAAVQSYRGAQLADVIGLAQDFLDEYFPGADSPLGGIGLEEIAADVEARHRGAFLPRPEEQAHRELDLGGEYKWRREGEYHLFNPETIFTLQHATRTGQYAVFRDYTRRVDDQSTRLATLRGLLELASDRPPVPIEEVEPVSAIVRRFSTGAMSYGSISAEAHETLAIAMNRLGAMSNSGEGGEDPARFEREPNGDWRRSAIKQVASGRFGVTSHYLSNCTDIQIKMAQGAKPGEGGQLPPHKVYPWVAEVRITTPGVGLISPPPHHDIYSIEDLAQLIFDLRCANPDARIHVKLVAEAGVGTVAAGVSKAHADVVLVSGHDGGTGASPLTSLKHAGGPWELGLAETQQTLMLNGLRDRIRVQCDGQLKTGRDVMVAMLLGAEEYGFATAPLVVEGCVMMRVCHLDTCPVGIATQNPDLRAKYTGRAEHVVNFFTFLAEEIRGYLAELGFRSVDEAVGHVECLRPRTDLDALPRAQKLSLERILAPAESPFFPDQDLRRTRAQDTGLDGVLDQALIAEARGALDAAARGEAPEPIRLAHPISNVDRTVGTLLGHAVTAAGGAAGLPEDTITVDLAGSAGNSLGAFLPAGVTLRLEGDANDFVGKGLSGGRIIVRPSRSAPPTADQSADTIAGNVLGFGATGGELFIRGTVGERFCVRNSGATAVVEGIGNHGCEYMTGGVVVVLGPVGRNFAAGMSGGVAYLLDDGTVAAKVNPELVDVVALDAAERDRVDRLIDRHRELTGSDVGVTAAQLIKIMPRDYARVLEVIETARAADRDVNDAIMEAVRNG, encoded by the coding sequence ATGCCCGAGAACACCAGCCAGACCGCCCCCGGCGGCACCCGCCCGCCGGGGCGCACCGGGCTCTACGACCCGCGCCGGGAGCACGACGCCTGCGGCGTCGCCTTCGTCGCCGACATGCACGGCCGCGCCGGCCGCGGCATCGTCGACCACGCCCTGGAGGCGCTGGCCAACATCGACCACCGCGGCGCCGCCGGGGCGGAGCCGAACACCGGCGACGGCGCCGGCATCCTGCTGCAGATCCCGGACGCCTTCTACCGGGCGGAGCTCTCCCGCGCCGGGGTGCTGCTGCCCCCGCCGGGCGCCTACGCCACCGGCATCGCCTTCCTGCCGCAGGCCCGGATGGCCACCCTGGACGCGATCCGCGCCGTGGAGGACATCTGCGCCGAGGAGGGCGTGGAGCTCATCGCCTGGCGCGACGTGCCCGTCGACGACTCCGCCCTGGGCGCCATGGCCCGCGCCGCGATGCCGGTGTTCCGGCAGGTCTTCCTCTCCGCGAAGGACCACGAGGGCAACCAGCTCTCCGGGATCGGCCTGGACCGCAAGATGTGGTTCGTGCGCAAGCGCTGCGAGCGCGAGCTCGGCGAGCGCGGCGCCGGGGAGGGCGCCGGCGGCGACACCGTGTACTTCCCCTCCCTCTCCGCCCGCACCATCGTCTACAAGGGGATGCTCACCACCCCCCAGCTGGGCCGGTTCTACCTGGACCTGCGGCGCGAGGAGCTCACCTCCGCGCTGGCCATCGTGCACTCCCGCTTCTCCACCAACACCTTCCCCTCCTGGCCGCTGGCGCACCCGCACCGGCTGGTGGCGCACAACGGCGAGATCAACACCGTGTGCGGCAACGGCAACTGGATGAACGCCCGGGAGTCGCTGATCCGCTCGGCGGCGCTGGGCAACATCGACCGGGCCCTGCCGGTGTGCGACCCGGCCGGCTCCGACACCGCCCGCTTCGACGAGGCCCTGGAGCTGCTGCACCTGGGCGGGCGCTCCCTGCCGCATGCGGTGATGATGATGATCCCGCAGGCCTGGGAGCACGACCCGGGCCTGGACCCGGCGGTGCGGGCCTTCTACGAGTACCACGCCTGCCTGATGGAGCCCTGGGACGGCCCGGCGGCGGTGGCCTTCACCGACGGCACCGTGATCGGCGCGGTGCTCGACCGCAACGGGCTGCGCCCGGGCCGGATCTGGGTGACCGACGAGGGCCTGGTGGTGATGGCCTCCGAGGCCGGGGTGCTCGACATCGCCCCGGAGCACATCGTGCAGCGCACCCGGGTGCGCCCGGGGGAGATGTTCCTGGTGGACACCTCCGCCGGCCGGATCATCGACGACGCCGAGATCAAGCGCGAGGTCGCCGCCACCGGCCCCTACCGGGAGTGGGTGGAGGCCGCCCTGGTGGAGGCCGCCGACCTGCCCCGGCGGCGCTACACCTACATGCCGCACCGGCGGGCGGTGCTGCGCCAGCGGGTGTTCGGGATCACCGAGGAGGACGTGGACCTGATCATCCGGCCGATGGCGCTCACCGGCGCCGAGGCCGTCGGCTCCATGGGCTCGGACACGCCCATCGCGGCGCTCTCCGGGCGGCCCCGGATGCTCTTCGACTACTTCTCGCAGCGCTTCGCGCAGGTCACCAACCCGCCCCTGGACTCCATCCGGGAGCATATGGTGACCAGCCTGCACACCCTGCTCGGCGCGGAGGCGGACGTGCTCAACCCCACCGCCGACGCCGCGCACCGGATCCGGCTGCCGCACCCGATCCTGGACAACCACGACTTCGTCACCCTGACCAGCCTCGGCGAGCACCCCGAGTACGCCGCCTTCGGGGCCACCGTGGTCTCCGGGCTCTACCCCGTCGCCCAGGGCGGCCGGGGCCTGCGCAACGCGATCCGCCGGGTGCGCCGGGAGGTCTCCGAGGCGATCGACCGCGGCGCCGGGATCATCGTGCTCTCCGACCGCGAATCCGACGAGTACAACGCGCCGATCCCCTCCCTGCTGCTCGCCTCCGCGGTGCACCACCACCTGGTGGAGGAGAAGACCCGCTCCCGGGCCTCCCTGGTGATCGAGGCCGGCGACGCCCGCGAGGTGCACCACATGGCCATGCTGGTGGGCTTCGGCGCGGACGCGATCAACCCCTACATGGCCTTCGAGACCATCGACGAGCTGCGCATGAAGAACCAGCTCGGCGACCTCACCCTCGACGAGGCCTGCGCGAACTACTGCGCGGCCGCGGCGAAGGGGCTGCTGAAGGTGATGTCCAAGATGGGCATCGCCGCGGTGCAGTCCTACCGCGGCGCCCAGCTCGCGGACGTGATCGGCCTGGCCCAGGACTTCCTCGACGAGTACTTCCCCGGCGCCGACTCCCCCCTCGGCGGGATCGGCCTGGAGGAGATCGCCGCCGACGTGGAGGCCCGGCACCGCGGCGCCTTCCTGCCCCGCCCCGAGGAGCAGGCGCACCGGGAGCTGGACCTCGGCGGGGAGTACAAGTGGCGCCGCGAGGGGGAGTACCACCTGTTCAACCCGGAGACCATCTTCACCCTGCAACACGCCACCCGCACCGGCCAGTACGCGGTGTTCCGGGACTACACCCGCCGGGTCGACGACCAGTCCACCCGGCTGGCCACCCTGCGCGGGCTGCTGGAGCTCGCCTCCGACCGGCCGCCGGTGCCGATCGAGGAGGTGGAGCCGGTCTCCGCCATCGTCAGGCGCTTCTCCACCGGGGCGATGAGCTACGGCTCCATCTCCGCGGAGGCGCACGAGACCCTGGCGATCGCGATGAACCGGCTCGGCGCGATGTCCAACTCCGGGGAGGGCGGGGAGGACCCGGCCCGCTTCGAGCGGGAGCCGAACGGGGACTGGCGGCGCTCCGCGATCAAGCAGGTCGCCTCCGGCCGCTTCGGCGTGACCAGCCACTACCTGTCGAACTGCACGGACATCCAGATCAAGATGGCGCAGGGCGCCAAGCCCGGCGAGGGCGGCCAGCTGCCGCCGCACAAGGTCTACCCCTGGGTCGCCGAGGTGCGGATCACCACCCCCGGGGTGGGCCTGATCTCCCCGCCCCCGCACCACGACATCTACTCCATCGAGGATCTCGCCCAGCTCATCTTCGACCTGCGCTGCGCCAACCCGGATGCCCGAATCCACGTCAAGCTGGTCGCCGAGGCCGGGGTCGGCACCGTCGCCGCCGGGGTGTCCAAGGCGCACGCCGACGTGGTGCTCGTCTCCGGCCACGACGGCGGCACCGGCGCCTCCCCGCTGACCAGCCTCAAGCACGCCGGCGGGCCCTGGGAGCTGGGCCTGGCGGAGACCCAGCAGACCCTCATGCTCAACGGGCTGCGGGACCGGATCCGGGTGCAGTGCGACGGGCAGCTGAAGACCGGCCGCGACGTCATGGTGGCCATGCTGCTCGGCGCCGAGGAGTACGGCTTCGCCACCGCCCCGCTGGTGGTGGAGGGCTGCGTGATGATGCGGGTCTGCCACCTGGACACCTGCCCGGTGGGGATCGCCACCCAGAACCCGGATCTGCGGGCGAAGTACACCGGCCGCGCCGAGCACGTGGTGAACTTCTTCACCTTCCTCGCCGAGGAGATCCGCGGCTACCTCGCCGAACTGGGCTTCCGCAGCGTCGACGAGGCCGTGGGGCACGTGGAGTGCCTGCGCCCGCGCACCGATCTGGACGCGCTGCCCCGGGCGCAGAAGCTGAGCCTGGAGCGGATCCTCGCCCCGGCGGAGTCCCCCTTCTTCCCGGACCAGGACCTGCGCCGCACCCGGGCGCAGGACACCGGCCTGGACGGGGTGCTCGACCAGGCGCTGATCGCCGAGGCCCGGGGGGCGCTCGACGCCGCCGCCCGCGGCGAGGCGCCGGAGCCGATCCGGCTGGCGCACCCGATCTCCAACGTGGACCGCACCGTGGGCACCCTGCTGGGGCACGCGGTCACCGCCGCCGGCGGCGCCGCGGGCCTGCCCGAGGACACCATCACCGTGGACCTGGCCGGCTCCGCGGGCAACTCCCTGGGCGCCTTCCTGCCCGCCGGGGTGACCCTGCGCCTGGAGGGCGACGCCAACGACTTCGTGGGCAAGGGCCTGTCCGGGGGCCGGATCATCGTGCGGCCCTCCCGCTCCGCCCCGCCCACCGCGGACCAGAGCGCGGACACCATCGCCGGCAACGTGCTCGGCTTCGGCGCCACCGGCGGCGAGCTGTTCATCCGGGGCACCGTCGGGGAGCGCTTCTGCGTCCGCAACTCCGGGGCGACCGCGGTGGTGGAGGGCATCGGCAACCACGGCTGCGAGTACATGACCGGCGGAGTGGTCGTGGTCCTGGGCCCGGTGGGCCGCAACTTCGCCGCCGGCATGTCCGGGGGCGTGGCCTACCTGCTCGACGACGGCACCGTCGCGGCGAAGGTGAACCCGGAGCTGGTGGACGTCGTCGCCCTCGACGCCGCCGAACGGGACCGGGTGGACCGGCTCATCGACCGGCACCGCGAGCTCACCGGCTCCGACGTCGGCGTCACCGCCGCCCAGCTCATCAAGATCATGCCCCGGGACTACGCCCGCGTGCTCGAGGTCATCGAGACCGCGCGCGCGGCGGACCGGGACGTCAACGACGCGATTATGGAGGCCGTGCGCAATGGCTGA